The nucleotide window CCCGACACGGCCACAGCCGCCCGGCCACTCAGATCCAGCGCGACCCCGGCCAGGCGGGACGTGCCCGGCGCGGCGGAGGTGAGTGAGCGGCTCCCGGCACCCCCGGGACATCGGGCACCGCTCGGGGACACCGTGCTTCGGGGCAGGGGTCACCCCCACTGCTGGCACCCTCTGGCTGCTTCGGGGCGCCACTTGCACCCACTTTCTGCGCCCGAGCATCCCCTCGCCCCACCGCGGCTGGGTGTCCCTTTAACGGCCCAGCTGACACCCTGCTTAATTGTTTAGAAGGTGTTAATTAGGAGCCAGGGTGGTGGCCGCTCCCTCTTTCCTAGCTGGGCTGTAGGCTTGAGCAGCACGGAGGGGATGTGGATCCCTGGAGCGGCACCGGGGCCGCGTGCGGTGAGTGGTCTTGGGGGTCCCCGGGCTGGAGGTAGCGAGGGCGCTGGCTGGGGACTGGCCCAGCAGTTTGGGGTGAGCCCTGAATGAGTGTTGGCGGCACCCCACGGGTTTCTGCTTCCCCTCCCGTGACCTTGCTGCCGGGACAGGGGGCTGTAGGAGAGGCAAATCCGGGCAGCTCCGGTGAGCTCCCTCCGTGCCCCCTCCCTGGGTACCGTGGCCGTGACCTccctcccagagcagccccaAACCGGGCACCAAGCCCTTCGCTGCGGGCTGTCCTGGGGCAGCCAcggctgctgctgggggaggcaaATCCCGGCGCTGCCGCTtctctcccagccctgtgtTTCAGCACTGGGATGCAGGAGGAGCATTCCTGGGCTCGGGAATTCTGCCTGTCTCCCTTCTTTGGCGGTGGAATGCTCCTCAGTGGGTTTGCTGGGACTCTCTGCAGAGCATCCGTATCCCTAGAAAGCCTGAGTTTTCAGTGGTCCCGTctgccctgtgctctgcagcaaggAAACAGAATTGACCTggcttccctcccctctctgctggcagaggcACAAGGCTCCCTAAAAGATGGGTGACTGGGGATTCCTGGAGAAACTGCTGGACCAAGTCCAGGAGCACTCGACCGTGATCGGGAAGATCTGGCTCAGCGTGCTCTTCATCTTCCGCATTCTCATCTTGGGCTTGGCCGGGGAGTCCGTCTGGGGGGACGAGCAGTCGGAGTTCGTGTGTAACACCgagcagccaggctgcaccAACGTCTGCTATGACAAAGCCTTCCCCATCTCCCACATCCGTTACTGGGTGCTCCAGTTTATCTTCGTCAGCACCCCAACCCTGATTTACCTCGGCCATGTTGTCTATCTCTCCCGGAAGGAGGAGAAGTTGAAGCAAAAGGAGAGCGAGCTCCGGGCTATCCACAGCAAGGACCCGAACATTGAGCAGGCCCTGGCAGCCGTGGAGAAGAAGATGTCCAAGATCTACATGATGGAGGATGGGCAGCTCAAGATCCGTGGGGCACTGATGTGGACGTACATTATCAGTGTGATCTGCAAGAGCATTTTTGAAGCTGGCTTCCTTGTTGGCCAGTGGTACCTGTACGGCTTCTCCATGGTGCCCCGCTATGTGTGCAAGAGGGACCCTTGCCCCCATCAGGTGGACTGCTTCATCTCCCGCCCTACCGAGAAGACcatcttcatcatcttcatgctGGTGATGGGCCTGATCTCCTTCATCCTGAACCTCCTGGAGcttttccacctctgctgcAAGAACATGCTTAGTAACATCAAAAAGGTGTCAGTGCCAACCACCCCGAGCCCGGACACCTTTGCTGATGACATGGTCTCAGGTCCCTACGCCCCCAAGCACTACCCCTTCCTGCCCATGGCTGAGAGCCACACAATGTCCTACCAAACCTACAACAAGCTCTCCAGCGAGCAGAACTGGGCCAACTTCCACAATGAGGAGAAcctggtgctgggcagcagaTCCTTGTCAGACCCCTATGCCCCCAGGGCTGCCGAAGCCCCTGCCCCAGAGGACAAGCTGTGCAGCCGGCCCGGGAGCTCAGCCTCCAAAAAGCAGTATGTCTAGTGCTGGGCTGGCCCCGGCCAGCCGAGGGGACCTTCCTTGGTCCCTTGTGCT belongs to Apus apus isolate bApuApu2 chromosome 21, bApuApu2.pri.cur, whole genome shotgun sequence and includes:
- the GJA4 gene encoding gap junction alpha-4 protein, coding for MGDWGFLEKLLDQVQEHSTVIGKIWLSVLFIFRILILGLAGESVWGDEQSEFVCNTEQPGCTNVCYDKAFPISHIRYWVLQFIFVSTPTLIYLGHVVYLSRKEEKLKQKESELRAIHSKDPNIEQALAAVEKKMSKIYMMEDGQLKIRGALMWTYIISVICKSIFEAGFLVGQWYLYGFSMVPRYVCKRDPCPHQVDCFISRPTEKTIFIIFMLVMGLISFILNLLELFHLCCKNMLSNIKKVSVPTTPSPDTFADDMVSGPYAPKHYPFLPMAESHTMSYQTYNKLSSEQNWANFHNEENLVLGSRSLSDPYAPRAAEAPAPEDKLCSRPGSSASKKQYV